The Mustelus asterias chromosome 23, sMusAst1.hap1.1, whole genome shotgun sequence genome window below encodes:
- the snx8a gene encoding sorting nexin-8a, producing MQAQGNPILLSQTLQDLLRIDTVQVELIPEKKGLFLKHVEYELSSQRFKSSVYRRYNDFVVFHEVLLQRFPYRMVPALPPKRMLRVDREFIESRRRALKRFVNLVARHPFFSEDELLQIFLCFSGPDVQNKIRESLRGVGDEFMTCEIAATAKELLPPDVQAQFGASRELMRNIYNSFRKLRDRAERMANRSAENATDLLLFGKELSTLGSDTTPVPSWASAASNTWGALKQALKGLSVEFALLADKAAQQGKREEEEVVEKLNLFLDLLQSYKDLCERHEKGVLHEHQRALQKYSSMKRQMMSVTVQDKEQISVEQLESRIVQQESTILTMELRNYFSMFCLHQETQLIHIYLHITSHVLTAFIDSQIQGHREMSEVWNDLKPKLGGLLPNGMPSPPLSPGNWQSPTSFFPQ from the exons ATGCAGGCTCAGGGGAACCCCATCCTCCTGTCACAGACTTTGCAAGACTTGTTGCGTATCGACACGGTGCAGGTGGAACTAATTCCAGAGAAGAAGGGTCTGTTTCTAAAACATGTAGAATATGAACTTTCCAGCCAG CGATTCAAGTCGTCAGTTTACCGAAGATACAATGATTTTGTGGTGTTTCACGAGGTGTTGCTCCAGCGATTTCCGTATcggatggtgccagcattgcctccaAAGAGAATGCTAAGAG TTGACCGTGAGTTTATTGAGTCTCGGCGACGTGCTCTGAAACGTTTTGTTAACCTGGTAGCTCGTCACCCATTCTTTTCTGAAGATGAACTTCTTCAAATCTTCCTGTGCTTCAGTGGTCCT GATGTCCAGAATAAGATTCGGGAATCGTTACGAGGTGTGGGTGATGAGTTTATGACGTGTGAAATTGCAGCAACAGCTAAG GAATTACTTCCTCCTGATGTTCAGGCTCAGTTTGGTGCCAGCAGGGAGCTGATGCGAAACATCTACAACAGCTTCCGTAAGCTGAGGGACCGGGCAGAGAGAATGGCCAACAGGTCTGCTGAGAACGCCACTGATCTCCTGCTGTTTGGGAAGGAATTGAG TACCCTGGGCTCTGACACAACACCGGTTCCATCATGGGCATCAGCAGCAAGCAACACGTGGGGTGCCTTGAAGCAAGCCCTTAAAGGCttatctgtggagtttgcattacTCGCTGATAAAGCTGCACAGCAG GGTAAGCGAGAAGAGGAGGAAGTAGTGGAAAAACTCAACCTTTTCCTGGATTTACTGCAGTCCTACAAG GACTTGTGCGAGCGTCATGAGAAAGGTGTCCTTCATGAACACCAACGAGCATTACAAAAATACAGCTCCATGAAGCGGCAGATGATGAGTGTAACTGTGCAGGACAAGGAGCAGATTTCTGTGGAGCAATTGGAGTCACGAATTGTACAG CAAGAAAGTACAATCTTGACCATGGAGCTCCGGAACTATTTCTCAATGTTTTGCCTGCACCAGGAGACTCAACTCATCCACATCTATCTGCATATCACCTCTCATGTGCTGACTGCCTTCATTGATTCCCAAATCCAAGGGCACCGAGAG ATGAGTGAAGTGTGGAATGACTTGAAACCGAAGCTGGGAGGCCTTCTGCCCAATGGAATGCCATCACCTCCGCTGTCCCCAGGGAATTGGCAGAGTCCAACCTCCTTTTTCCCACAGTGA